The Anomaloglossus baeobatrachus isolate aAnoBae1 chromosome 10, aAnoBae1.hap1, whole genome shotgun sequence genome has a segment encoding these proteins:
- the LOC142255266 gene encoding leukotriene B4 receptor 1-like, producing MLSCNHSEGDQNPDNVFRKSVGSCTLLSLAFFVGIPGNILVMWSIYRKLKNISVTVLLIGNLAFSDFLILLFLPFWIYTSAVNKWVFGLVFCKMLMYIIYSNLYVSIFLITLLSVERFLAVFRPFHLQRWTKQHLFKKITLLIWITAALLGLLALPFYNSNQSNESFQCILHEYNSDTQKVLFLLLETCIGCLVPFCIIIFCYAYLWRKLREMKFVGRRQSDKIIILVVGTFVICWIPYHMFNILNIASVLLGSCNLEGIMDLGGKISGPLLVLNSCLNPLFYFYYALRMKSPTKAFRLNMLFEKIGGTETEQKPPSENNPERKPLDNNSMVAFNHSCA from the coding sequence ATGCTATCATGCAATCATTCTGAAGGTGATCAGAATCCAGATAatgtctttagaaaaagtgttggtTCTTGCACTTTACTGTCGTTGGCTTTCTTTGTTGGGATTCCAGGAAACATCTTGGTAATGTGGAGCATATATAGAAAGCTGAAGAATATTTCTGTTACCGTGCTGTTAATTGGAAATCTTGCATTTTCAGACTTCCTCATTCTGTTATTTCTTCCTTTCTGGATATATACATCAGCAGTCAACAAGTGGGTTTTTGGGCTGGTGTTTTGCAAGATGTTGATGTATATAATTTATTCCAATTTGTATGTCAGTATTTTCCTCATAACTCTGTTGAGTGTCGAGCGGTTCTTGGCTGTATTTAGACCATTTCATCTACAGAGATGGACCAAACAAcatctttttaaaaaaattaccCTTTTAATTTGGATAACGGCCGCACTACTTGGTCTTCTTGCTCTTCCATTCTATAACTCAAATCAAAGTAATGAAAGCTTCCAATGCATTCTACATGAATACAACAGTGACACCCAAAAAGTACTTTTTCTTCTTTTGGAGACATGTATAGGGTGTTTGGTTCCATTCTGCATCATTATCTTCTGCTATGCCTACTTATGGAGAAAACTCAGAGAAATGAAATTTGTGGGTCGACGTCAATCAGATAAAATAATCATTTTGGTGGTGGGCACTTTTGTCATCTGTTGGATTCCATACCACATGTTCAACATTCTTAACATCGCCTCTGTTTTACTGGGCAGCTGCAATCTGGAAGGAATTATGGACCTTGGAGGTAAAATTTCTGGGCCTTTGTTGGTTCTCAACAGTTGTTTGAATCCTCTTTTTTACTTTTATTATGCATTGAGAATGAAAAGTCCTACAAAGGCCTTCAGGCTAAATATGCTTTTCGAGAAAATTGGAGGAACAGAGACAGAACAGAAGCCGCCAAGTGAAAATAACCCAGAGAGAAAACCTCTTGATAACAATTCTATGGTTGCTTTTAATCATTCATGTGCCTAA